In a single window of the Gossypium hirsutum isolate 1008001.06 chromosome A13, Gossypium_hirsutum_v2.1, whole genome shotgun sequence genome:
- the LOC107938793 gene encoding cytochrome P450 71A1: MILQMDLLNVVQVYINPLFLSMVLLFSLLIWLKPAKKKNLNLPPSPPKLPIIGNIHHLGMLPHRSLRDLSRNYGSLLLLQLGYNPTVLVSSPELVKEIMKNHDVIFSNRPRTTAVDILLYNCGDMVFAPYGEFWRKVKKISVLELFSHQRVNSFQFVREEEVELLINKIRGACLKGQSINLSEMLMVVANNIASRCILSHKSEEEDGCSKFGQLGKRLSVLLIGFCIGDMFPYLRWVDVLTGYVPSMKALSAEFDAFLDHVIEEHRALEVDGQVSNKKDFVSIIMQLQKDGMYKMDLTRANIKAILLDMFVAGSDTTTATIEWMMAELLKHPNAMKRVQQEVRTVVGNKSKIVIEDIKKMEYLKCIVKETLRLHPAAPLLIPRRTSASVKLGGYDIPSDTTILINGWAIHRDPKWWENPEGFIPERFEDSSNTDFQGQDFHFIPFGFGRRACPGMQFGVVTTEYVVANLLYWFDWKLPAGEIPENLDMAELYGLTCHKKTPLRVIPHFSF, translated from the exons ATGATCTTGCAAATGGATCTCTTGAATGTAGTCCAAGTTTACATCAATCCATTGTTTCTGTCTATGGTTCtccttttttctcttttgatttgGCTTAAACcagcaaaaaagaaaaacctgAATCTGCCCCCATCACCCCCAAAGCTACCTATTATCGGCAACATCCACCACCTTGGCATGCTTCCTCACCGCTCTCTCAGAGACCTCTCAAGGAACTATGGTTCTCTCTTGCTTCTACAATTGGGGTATAATCCAACAGTACTGGTTTCATCACCTGAATTGGttaaagaaattatgaaaaaccatGACGTTATTTTCTCAAACAGACCAAGGACTACGGCTGTggatattttgttatataactgCGGGGATATGGTTTTTGCACCCTATGGTGAGTTTTGGAGAAAAGTTAAGAAGATCAGTGTTCTTGAGCTTTTCAGCCATCAAAGAGTCAACtcatttcagtttgttagagaaGAAGAAGTTGAACTTCTTATCAACAAAATCCGTGGTGCTTGTCTTAAAGGACAGTCCATTAATCTGTCAGAGATGCTAATGGTGGTTGCAAATAACATAGCTTCTCGATGCATTCTTAGTCATAAAAGTGAAGAAGAAGATGGGTGCAGCAAGTTTGGGCAGTTGGGTAAAAGGTTGTCGGTTCTCTTAATCGGTTTCTGTATTGGTGATATGTTTCCTTACTTGAGATGGGTTGATGTGCTTACTGGATATGTTCCAAGTATGAAAGCATTATCTGCGGAATTCGATGCATTCCTTGACCATGTAATTGAGGAGCATAGAGCTCTTGAAGTTGATGGCCAAGTTTCCAATAAAAAGGACTTTGTTTCTATCATCATGCAACTTCAAAAGGACGGCATGTATAAGATGGACCTCACTCGAGCCAACATCAAAGCTATCTTACTG GACATGTTTGTGGCAGGAAGTGATACCACTACGGCGACAATAGAATGGATGATGGCTGAGCTTTTAAAGCATCCAAATGCCATGAAAAGAGTCCAACAAGAGGTAAGAACTGTGGTGGGGAACAAATCCAAGATTGTTATAGAGGATATCAAGAAAATGGAATACTTAAAATGTATAGTCAAAGAAACTTTAAGACTGCATCCGGCAGCTCCTCTTCTGATCCCTCGAAGAACATCTGCAAGTGTAAAACTAGGAGGTTATGACATCCCTTCTGATACCACAATCCTTATCAATGGATGGGCCATTCATAGAGACCCCAAATGGTGGGAAAATCCAGAAGGGTTCATCCCGGAGAGGTTTGAGGATAGCTCCAATACTGATTTTCAAGGTCAAGATTTCCACTTCATCCCATTTGGTTTTGGAAGGAGGGCATGTCCTGGGATGCAATTTGGAGTTGTTACTACTGAGTATGTGGTGGCCAATCTTCTCTATTGGTTTGACTGGAAGTTGCCTGCTGGTGAAATTCCTGAAAATTTGGACATGGCTGAACTCTACGGTCTCACGTGCCATAAGAAAACACCTCTTCGTGTTATACCTCATTTCTCTttttaa